GCCGTTTGTGTAATAAACCTTGGGATGGTAGTTCATACCTAAATGCAGCTATCAACGACAATTCATCTCTTTCTAAACAATGAAAATGTTGAGAATCTAAGTACCTAATAAAATGTAAACCAACACGAAGAGTACCACAACCAATTTCAAGAACTCGAGAACCCGGAATTAACTTACTCGATTCGGCTAGAAATTCAAATACATCTCTACCACCTGCCCACGGTTCTCCATAATTACTATGGTGTTCCTCTACTAGTAACTCACCAGGACATGATAAAACAGTGTGATTCTCAGATTCCTCACCTTCATAATGTGAAATTCCTTTAAACCTACGaggaaaacacacacacacacaaacaaGAGTGTTAGAATCAAGGGTATGTTTGgccattttattaaaaaaaaaactagatctTGCACTTACTGGATGAGATCTTGGAGTTGTTGAGCACGAGTACGAGGATTAATTCCTTTACGAAGCTTATTACGTGTTTCCATGTAATCTTGCAATtggttcttttggatttgatttttcCACCAGTCGATGTCTTCTTGAGTAGGAGAGATTTGATTGGTTGATGATCTCTGGTAGTTATTGGTACTGGTAGGGGCGGTGGTGATTGTTTTTATGGTAGAAGTGGGACAATTGCAGGGGGTGGTGGAGCAAGATGAGAGGAAAggaatgaggaagaagatgaaaatggcgGAGGCAGCTACTGAAGCAACCAAGACTGGTACTGAAATCACTACACCCTTTGGTGGTGgtgccattttttttcttctgagagAGTGTTATTGTCGACTCGATCTTTGTTATGGAGATTAAGGGTATATCTTCGAACCCAATCTGATTCGGTTTTGGTTCGTAGACCTCGTATCAATACTCATTACTCACTGCCTGCTTCAAAATGAACCATGATTTTGGGCATGCTGAAATTTTTTTAGGCATActcaataaagataaaaaaaggttgtaaaataacaaaatcagatttcCCTTTAATCCAAttttttaatgacaaatctaccctttacgtattagtagtagtaatctggattagtgattaaatattttgtttagtgattaagagaactagtatgtaacccgtgctacgcaccgaggACGATGAGATACGCCAATTGAGTGTGGCGGGGCTTCGCCTCGCACCCGTAGTCAAATACATTAGATTATTTCTGAATAATCTTTGATTAGATTGATTTCTTAAAGAAATAGTAAACTATGATACCCTTTAGTTATCTAATGATTTTGACTTTTGAATTTGGTATGATAAACCTAAATTCATGTATTTTTTTACTGGGATATATTAAGATAGACCAATAAAATGGTTCGTTATTGGAAAAGTCAAAGGGTCAACTGGTCAGATTTTATTACAATATATTACTTGAAATGTGTTTGGTTAACATACTTTTTCGATTGGGCCTGGCTTCGACCATTCTTGGAGCTCGACAATTAGTTAATTATAGACATATTTTAGTTGATGGTCATATGGTAGACATAGCAGGTTATCGTTGCTAACCCCGAGATATGCACTATGTAATTCAATTCATGAGCAATACAAAACATCCAATTTACATGTCCAATTTGCCAATGATTTATTCGAGCACTTTGAATTGTCAATGACTTATCCGAGCGTTATGAATTATTTTACTTGGCATGACACACTCTGATTAGTATTTGGTTTCATTTtattgattagtttagttgtatcATTTTCTAACATTACGGTCTAAAAACCTTCTGGAGTCCATTGATGAAGCGATTCAGAAAAGGAATGTTGCTCAAAATTGTCAATGATTCATTGTTGccattttggaattaaattactGAAAGTTTGGATTTTTACGCTGTTCTCCATATGCCTCTTTTCATACCCGCCGGCCAAATCTCTATATAGGCTTTGTAAATTGCTAAATTATCTTCGTAAATCAGAAAATGAAGAGTTTTTATAGTGATGTTTTCTAAATTGCTAACTTTCATGTAGGCTATGTAGCTTCAAATGAGTTACTTGCTGGCCCTTATGGTCTTTCCTTGTGCATATTTGAATTGTCTTTCTGTTctttttagtctttttttttcctGCTTTGAGTAATTTCTTTAAATTTTGAATGTTTTAGGGGTTGTTGAAGTTTCCATTAAAGTAACCCAGGTATTATAATTTCTTCCTTATTATACAATTTACATATTTCccttatcattcccgtgaaaagtTTTTCTAATTCGAATAGTTATACCATTTGGAGGTttcttttctcattttttttcttggatGAACCTGCAGATTCCAGTATGCTGGAAGCATTCAATTCTTGGAAGGAAAGTTGTTGTGCATGCTGATATCGATGATCTAGGCAGAGGTATGCGTTATATTCTCTCACAAAACTCTTTGAATAAATGAATATACGAGAATTTTAAAGTCGAACCCGTGAATCTCTTGattgaaagaagaaaagaacaatCATTAAATTGATGTTTGTATGTAAACAAATCAATGCTTTTAAGTTTGAGTTGTTCGGGGGTATGTTTTTTTAAGAATGAAGTTTGATTTCAAGTCATTAGCGATAGAGTTTGTTAAATACAACATAGTTGTTGGTAGATAAAGTCATCTTCCACCTTGACTCTTCTTTAAGCACTTCAAATCCACAGATCTCTTTGCATCCTATCATATCACTGATGAATCATTAAAGAGGAAGAGAGGAACCGAGGAAGCATCGAACATCTTTAGTATAAATTCGAAAACTATTAGAAAAGTCAATGACaacaatttctcgaaatatttttcTCTCACATCCTATTTTTTGTAGAACTGTAGCCAAGCTGGAAaggatttcaaatgttgttggTTAATCAATCACCATCCATACAGAACCATCAAGGCATAAGAATTACGAAGGACCTCATTACTTGTAAATTGTTTGGGATTGGTCCAAATCAACATGAGAAACAAAAGGCAAGCTTAAATTAAAAACTTCATAATATAATTGATGCACAATTAACATCCAATAAATCAATATTGCATAATATTTTTCCAACACCACTGCGTGAGACCATCGTTGCTTTCTTATACGtttgacaaaaataaaaaattgggcGTAACTGGACTCAAATAAAATGTACTCTATGTTTAAAGAGTGTCAGTTGGTTTGTGTTAATTCCGATGAACATCAAGATAAAAAAGTCTAAATCTTAATCCTACGTTTAAGTTGTATCCACTATGGTCACTGTAAAAGCCGTTGTTTCATCGTTTTAAGTCTGATTTGCAATAAACGGGTTTTATAACATATATTACAAATGATGCAGCCAACCCAAAAATCGGTCACCGTTAGCCTAATCAGAAAGAAATTATTTTCAAGTACCCAGATAATATTTGCCTTAAAAATATGTAGTAAACAACAAATCACCGTAAGACCAATGAGATTGTATGTGGTTATTGACTCAATTAAGGATTCGTTTAGTCCCTAGAATAATCCTATTCAACTTGACATGTAACTATCATGTGCAGCACTATAATCACCGTCACCACCATAGCTAACCACCAATGGCCACCAAAATCAATCTCTCTGAGACCACCataaaaataatagaaaattGAA
This DNA window, taken from Papaver somniferum cultivar HN1 chromosome 3, ASM357369v1, whole genome shotgun sequence, encodes the following:
- the LOC113357442 gene encoding uncharacterized protein LOC113357442, whose amino-acid sequence is MAPPPKGVVISVPVLVASVAASAIFIFFLIPFLSSCSTTPCNCPTSTIKTITTAPTSTNNYQRSSTNQISPTQEDIDWWKNQIQKNQLQDYMETRNKLRKGINPRTRAQQLQDLIQFKGISHYEGEESENHTVLSCPGELLVEEHHSNYGEPWAGGRDVFEFLAESSKLIPGSRVLEIGCGTLRVGLHFIRYLDSQHFHCLERDELSLIAAFRYELPSQGLLHKRPLILKGEDMDFTRFGSDVVYDLIYASAVFLHMPDNLVWIGLERLSGKLKPSDGRIFVSHNIKFCSRLGSDECTKRLSRLGLEYVGKHTHDSLLFNHYEIWFEFRRSMM